In Pyrus communis chromosome 8, drPyrComm1.1, whole genome shotgun sequence, one genomic interval encodes:
- the LOC137742130 gene encoding YTH domain-containing protein ECT2-like isoform X2 — MATTVSPPADPADLLKNLALESQTQGPDDIPDPATARKPVDVTSKSKSYDRSTAPLRKNFMDPSACYLPNGYTSSAYYYGGYDGTGNEWGGIPSYVNPNGNDVNSAVYGDNGSFMYHHGYGYAPYSTYSTSGSPVSTVGSDGQLYGPQQYQYPPYFKQLKPNSGSHTPNSAVPSQGAVSTAKDAGHKPSLVGTANGNPVGVLASVCKKGNSPSDFSKPPYKNPSLNLRGSCNGYYDAMCGFDGLVTPTPWIERPMYSNGLGKPMTGNAVNRTPSSKNQTSRSNSQFMDLYHTRMGYGMDTANGLVNGMYANELYGHYWNPIRLGMGFGSNGFGMHRNGSGWTALQNKYKTRGRDSSFRFGNQDIEGLDELNKGPRVKSLKNQKGNSPVAVAVKGNNMLLNKVDDEKDAASIMAEQEQYIGTDICNHYADAKFFIIKSYSEDDVHKSVKYNVWASTPNGNNKLHAAYQEAQGESGGCPVFLFFSVNASGQFVGLAEMVGPVDFNKNLEHWQQDKWTGYFPVKWHIVKDVPNSLLKHITLENNENKPVTNSRDTQEVKPEQGLKMIKMFKDHSSKTSLLDDFEFYEARQKTIQENKAKQQIRKQVLDGKPSDGRNNGANEALKSLDSFGTNLDLIKEPTPSAETSEELKLSENGSVAETGGNLKAPELAVTEMIATK; from the exons ATGGCGACCACCGTTTCCCCACCTGCGGATC CTGCAGACTTGCTGAAGAATTTGGCCTTGGAATCTCAGACCCAGGGTCCTGATGATATCCCTGACCCTGCCACTGCCAGGAAG CCCGTTGACGTGACTTCTAAGAGCAAGTCTTATGATCGGTCTACGGCCCCATTGCGAAAGAATTTTATGGATCCATCTGCGTGCTATCTACCTAATGGTTACACATCTTCTGCCTATTACTATGGAG GCTATGATGGGACTGGAAATGAGTGGGGCGGGATTCCAAGTTATGTTAATCCAAATGGAAACGATGTGAATTCT GCTGTCTATGGGGATAATGGTTCTTTTATGTATCATCATGGTTATGGTTATGCACCCTACAGCACATATTCAACATCGGGGTCTCCGGTTTCAACTGTGGGAAGTGATGGTCAGCTATATGGACCTCAGCAGTACCAATATCCTCCCTATTTTAAGCAGCTGAAACCTAACAGTGGCTCACACACCCCTAATTCAGCTGTTCCTTCCCAGGGGGCTGTCTCTACCGCAAAGGATGCTGGCCACAAGCCCTCACTTGTAGGAACAGCTAATGGGAATCCCGTTGGTGTTCTGGCCAGTGTGTGTAAGAAGGGAAATAGTCCTTCCGATTTCTCAAAACCACCATATAAAAACCCATCACTGAATCTAAGGGGTTCCTGCAATGGGTACTATGATGCAATGTGTGGTTTTGATGGGTTGGTAACTCCTACCCCATGGATTGAACGGCCAATGTATTCAAATGGACTGGGTAAACCAATGACTGGAAACGCAGTCAACAGAACTCCATCTTCCAAGAATCAGACTTCCCGATCAAACTCTCAATTCATG GATTTGTACCACACGAGGATGGGATACGGTATGGATACAGCTAACGGACTTGTGAATGGGATGTATGCCAATGAATTGTATGGTCATTATTGGAACCCAATTAGACTCGGTATGGGATTTGGATCCAATGGTTTTGGTATGCATAGAAATGGAAGTGGGTGGACAGCTCTTCAAAACAAGTATAAAACCAGGGGGCGAGACAGTTCCTTCCGCTTTGGTAACCAAGACATAGAAGGCTTGGATGAGTTGAACAAGGGACCTAGagttaaaagtttaaaaaatcaaaagggAAATTCACCTGTTGCTGTAGCAGTTAAGGGGAACAATATGCTGTTGAATAAAGTTGACGATGAGAAGGATGCAGCTAGCATAATGGCAGAGCAGGAGCAGTACATCGGAACAGATATCTGTAATCATTATGCTGATGCTAAGTTCTTCATTATTAAGTCATATAGTGAGGATGATGTTCATAAGAGTGTAAAGTATAATGTTTGGGCCAGCACACCAAATGGAAACAATAAACTTCATGCAGCATACCAAGAGGCTCAGGGGGAGTCAGGTGGCTGCCCCGTGTTTCTGTTTTTCTCG GTGAATGCCAGTGGCCAATTTGTTGGCCTAGCGGAGATGGTGGGGCCGGTAGATTTTAACAAGAATTTGGAACATTGGCAACAAGACAAGTGGACTGGCTATTTTCCAGTTAAGTGGCACATTGTAAAGGATGTACCCAACAGTTTGCTAAAGCACATTACCCTAGAGAACAATGAAAACAAACCTGTCACTAACAGCAGGGACACTCAAGAG GTCAAGCCAGAGCAGGGGCTTAAAATGATCAAGATGTTCAAGGATCATTCCAGTAAAACAAGCCTTTTGGATGATTTTGAGTTCTATGAAGCTCGCCAGAAGACAATTCAGGAAAATAAAGCAAAACAGCAGATCCGGAAACAG GTATTGGATGGGAAGCCAAGTGATGGAAGAAATAATGGGGCAAATGAGGCGCTCAAATCCTTGGATTCATTTGGAACTAACTTAGATTTGATTAAGGAACCGACACCAAGTGCTGAGACCAGTGAGGAACTGAAGTTGTCGGAGAATGGATCGGTTGCTGAAACAGGAGGAAATCTGAAGGCTCCAGAACTAGCTGTGACCGAGATGATTGCAACAAAATAG
- the LOC137742130 gene encoding YTH domain-containing protein ECT2-like isoform X1, whose translation MATTVSPPADQAADLLKNLALESQTQGPDDIPDPATARKPVDVTSKSKSYDRSTAPLRKNFMDPSACYLPNGYTSSAYYYGGYDGTGNEWGGIPSYVNPNGNDVNSAVYGDNGSFMYHHGYGYAPYSTYSTSGSPVSTVGSDGQLYGPQQYQYPPYFKQLKPNSGSHTPNSAVPSQGAVSTAKDAGHKPSLVGTANGNPVGVLASVCKKGNSPSDFSKPPYKNPSLNLRGSCNGYYDAMCGFDGLVTPTPWIERPMYSNGLGKPMTGNAVNRTPSSKNQTSRSNSQFMDLYHTRMGYGMDTANGLVNGMYANELYGHYWNPIRLGMGFGSNGFGMHRNGSGWTALQNKYKTRGRDSSFRFGNQDIEGLDELNKGPRVKSLKNQKGNSPVAVAVKGNNMLLNKVDDEKDAASIMAEQEQYIGTDICNHYADAKFFIIKSYSEDDVHKSVKYNVWASTPNGNNKLHAAYQEAQGESGGCPVFLFFSVNASGQFVGLAEMVGPVDFNKNLEHWQQDKWTGYFPVKWHIVKDVPNSLLKHITLENNENKPVTNSRDTQEVKPEQGLKMIKMFKDHSSKTSLLDDFEFYEARQKTIQENKAKQQIRKQVLDGKPSDGRNNGANEALKSLDSFGTNLDLIKEPTPSAETSEELKLSENGSVAETGGNLKAPELAVTEMIATK comes from the exons ATGGCGACCACCGTTTCCCCACCTGCGGATC AAGCTGCAGACTTGCTGAAGAATTTGGCCTTGGAATCTCAGACCCAGGGTCCTGATGATATCCCTGACCCTGCCACTGCCAGGAAG CCCGTTGACGTGACTTCTAAGAGCAAGTCTTATGATCGGTCTACGGCCCCATTGCGAAAGAATTTTATGGATCCATCTGCGTGCTATCTACCTAATGGTTACACATCTTCTGCCTATTACTATGGAG GCTATGATGGGACTGGAAATGAGTGGGGCGGGATTCCAAGTTATGTTAATCCAAATGGAAACGATGTGAATTCT GCTGTCTATGGGGATAATGGTTCTTTTATGTATCATCATGGTTATGGTTATGCACCCTACAGCACATATTCAACATCGGGGTCTCCGGTTTCAACTGTGGGAAGTGATGGTCAGCTATATGGACCTCAGCAGTACCAATATCCTCCCTATTTTAAGCAGCTGAAACCTAACAGTGGCTCACACACCCCTAATTCAGCTGTTCCTTCCCAGGGGGCTGTCTCTACCGCAAAGGATGCTGGCCACAAGCCCTCACTTGTAGGAACAGCTAATGGGAATCCCGTTGGTGTTCTGGCCAGTGTGTGTAAGAAGGGAAATAGTCCTTCCGATTTCTCAAAACCACCATATAAAAACCCATCACTGAATCTAAGGGGTTCCTGCAATGGGTACTATGATGCAATGTGTGGTTTTGATGGGTTGGTAACTCCTACCCCATGGATTGAACGGCCAATGTATTCAAATGGACTGGGTAAACCAATGACTGGAAACGCAGTCAACAGAACTCCATCTTCCAAGAATCAGACTTCCCGATCAAACTCTCAATTCATG GATTTGTACCACACGAGGATGGGATACGGTATGGATACAGCTAACGGACTTGTGAATGGGATGTATGCCAATGAATTGTATGGTCATTATTGGAACCCAATTAGACTCGGTATGGGATTTGGATCCAATGGTTTTGGTATGCATAGAAATGGAAGTGGGTGGACAGCTCTTCAAAACAAGTATAAAACCAGGGGGCGAGACAGTTCCTTCCGCTTTGGTAACCAAGACATAGAAGGCTTGGATGAGTTGAACAAGGGACCTAGagttaaaagtttaaaaaatcaaaagggAAATTCACCTGTTGCTGTAGCAGTTAAGGGGAACAATATGCTGTTGAATAAAGTTGACGATGAGAAGGATGCAGCTAGCATAATGGCAGAGCAGGAGCAGTACATCGGAACAGATATCTGTAATCATTATGCTGATGCTAAGTTCTTCATTATTAAGTCATATAGTGAGGATGATGTTCATAAGAGTGTAAAGTATAATGTTTGGGCCAGCACACCAAATGGAAACAATAAACTTCATGCAGCATACCAAGAGGCTCAGGGGGAGTCAGGTGGCTGCCCCGTGTTTCTGTTTTTCTCG GTGAATGCCAGTGGCCAATTTGTTGGCCTAGCGGAGATGGTGGGGCCGGTAGATTTTAACAAGAATTTGGAACATTGGCAACAAGACAAGTGGACTGGCTATTTTCCAGTTAAGTGGCACATTGTAAAGGATGTACCCAACAGTTTGCTAAAGCACATTACCCTAGAGAACAATGAAAACAAACCTGTCACTAACAGCAGGGACACTCAAGAG GTCAAGCCAGAGCAGGGGCTTAAAATGATCAAGATGTTCAAGGATCATTCCAGTAAAACAAGCCTTTTGGATGATTTTGAGTTCTATGAAGCTCGCCAGAAGACAATTCAGGAAAATAAAGCAAAACAGCAGATCCGGAAACAG GTATTGGATGGGAAGCCAAGTGATGGAAGAAATAATGGGGCAAATGAGGCGCTCAAATCCTTGGATTCATTTGGAACTAACTTAGATTTGATTAAGGAACCGACACCAAGTGCTGAGACCAGTGAGGAACTGAAGTTGTCGGAGAATGGATCGGTTGCTGAAACAGGAGGAAATCTGAAGGCTCCAGAACTAGCTGTGACCGAGATGATTGCAACAAAATAG